A stretch of Bombus vancouverensis nearcticus chromosome 13, iyBomVanc1_principal, whole genome shotgun sequence DNA encodes these proteins:
- the LOC117162677 gene encoding uncharacterized protein LOC117162677 has protein sequence MEPNDPSARLTVEDLSDCRSESSHSESQLRAFQDYERIKELNLSVDKSKEDPAIEPKDFHLGLEPGRTSIRSSFDEFENSSRNLSLSLNKGKDFGYITGSLNEMAYPLDRSSENDESLETANLCRTKNPTAKDLLFNLRENRHKNAHATLSLDRYGKDLNFAVSEKDIKDFGLLKNYSLDRMKEFNLSLDRMRDSHIGNFALERLRGGAGLLENPPILEHNELKSMQMQPRNQDLEAIALERMRRSHLLGADLSAQNLSTQIPHPHSITQMQHSQQQQQQQAKSFTIDAILGLRNNPREKRSQQQQYRKHQGQEGGTKNGGSSSCSGGGGKLKRVRTIFTAEQLERLEGEFARQQYMVGPERLYLAHALRLTEAQVKVWFQNRRIKWRKHHHEQQSQRVHEFQRSLNSSLEHEDSNETDKW, from the exons ATGGAGCCGAACGATCCGTCGGCAAGATTGACCGTCGAGGATTTGTCCGACTGCAGGAGCGAGAGCAGTCACTCGGAGAGCCAATTGAGAGCCTTCCAAGACTACGAACGCATCAAGGAACTGAACTTATCTGTGGACAAGTCAAAGGAAGATCCTGCGATTGAACCTAAAGACTTTCATCTAGGGTTGGAACCTGGTAGAACCTCTATTCGTTCGTCCTTCGACGAATTTGAAAATAGTAGCAGGAACCTTTCACTATCATTGAACAAAGGCAAGGATTTTGGTTACATTACCGGTAGTTTAAACGAGATGGCCTATCCCTTGGACAGATCTAGTGAAAATGACGAGTCTCTGGAAACGGCTAACCTGTGCAGGACCAAGAATCCGACGGCCAAGGATTTGCTGTTCAATCTTCGCGAGAACAGGCACAAAAATGCTCACGCAACGTTGTCTCTCGATAGGTACGGCAAGGATTTGAATTTTGCTGTGTCAGAGAAGGATATCAAGGACTTTGGATTGCTCAAGAATTACAGTCTGGATCGGATGAAGGAGTTTAATCTGTCGTTGGATAGGATGAGGGATAGCCACATTGGGAATTTTGCTCTGGAGAGACTTCGAGGGGGAGCTGGATTGCTGGAAAATCCACCGATATTAGAGCATAATGAGTTGAAAAGTATGCAGATGCAACCGAGGAACCAGGATTTGGAAGCTATCGCGTTGGAACGTATGAGAAGATCGCACTTGTTGGGAGCCGATCTCTCAGCACAAAATTTGTCCACGCAGATACCACATCCGCATTCTATCACGCAGATGCAGCACtcgcagcagcaacagcaacaacaggcTAAGTCGTTTACTATCGACGCAATTCTTGGTTTAAGGAATAATCCCAGGGAGAAACGAAGTCAGCAGCAACAGTACAGAAAGCATCAAG GTCAGGAAGGCGGGACGAAGAACGGCGGTTCAAGCTCgtgctccggcggcggcggtaAGCTGAAGAGGGTGCGTACGATCTTCACTGCGGAACAGCTGGAACGGTTGGAGGGAGAATTCGCGCGACAACAGTACATGGTCGGGCCGGAGAGGTTGTACCTGGCGCACGCACTCAGGCTGACCGAGGCCCAGGTGAAGGTGTGGTTCCAAAACCGACGCATCAAGTGGAGGAAACATCATCACGAGCAACAGAGCCAAAGGGTGCACGAGTTCCAACGGTCGCTGAACTCTTCGCTGGAACACGAGGACAGTAACGAGACCGACAAATGGTGA